In the Hermetia illucens chromosome 1, iHerIll2.2.curated.20191125, whole genome shotgun sequence genome, aatacggaaatccctagcgaaggttggtattctcgcctatctcgctgcaatcgtcgatagttatttaactgaaaggccgCTCTAGTATGACACTGATTACGGATCCCAGGAGttcgttgtttccgcgggtgtcccgcggggctccgtattgggtccacaactgtggaacatcatatacaacgatgtacttaatcttcctctttcTAAGGAAGTGGTgtgttacgctgacgacatagcgctggttattTTCGCAAAGcaactcgaagatgctgagttatactcaagcgaggtaaTCAATGCTGTTAAaaattggctagagagctctggtctgacacttgcggaggaaaaaacagaagcgatcctcatcactaagcgccggaagagaaattacgcctgtattagaattgggaatcatatcatcacttccgacCACTAAATACTTGGGGATGgggtagacaggaagctcagccataaacaacacgtacagtatgtttgcgataagtcatccactgctagtatggtcctggcgaggatgatgccgtaCGTGGGAGGACCagggcatacctctaggttgcttatagttcatgctctatgcgaccccagtttggaggaggcgttgcggatgtcagttaacactaacaaactgagtggagtctacaggaggacagccctgatgatatgctctgccttcaggactgtctcagatgatgcagcattcgtcatctctggaatgatgccgattgacatcttggcagatgagatagcgaatatatacaatgcgaagccaatctctcccttatcgcagacaaaGAACGTTGAGAGGAagagatctataaatagatggtaagagcggtgggaacgcttagGAAAGGGTTGGTGGACTCATAGGCTCAttcttgccatcaaggagtggttagagagacgacacggtgagattaattataaactCACCCactttctcacggggcatggggcGCCaaaacctgcacaggtttaaattggagacttcacccgactgtccaaattgcgatgaagtcccagaggacccacagcatgtattcttccactgtccaagatttgtggaagaaaggaggaatttagaggagactctaggacaggtgccgaaaatggtagcacattaaGAAAATTGGGacgcggtcaactccatgatcgcatctatccaaatcaaactgcgaaaggcagaggagaggagaaaagcgcggtcacgagCGCCGCGTatggaagaaaggtgactaagctagaatgagctgactccgccccgtgatggtgattccgcggggcagggagtgagtcggggtggtttttgtgtgtaaaaatcccacacgctggtttgtccagaccagtgtcttttcaaGACCTCCACCTCgtgaaaaaaagatagacagacggatagacagacagacatcgactcgattctaataaggttttttgtttacataaaaccttaaaaagaacaaaaaacaataaaatattttttttttaaatagtaaAGATTGAGTCCATTCTTATGGATAAATAAATATACACCCATACGTACCTAATTAACACATATTCTTAGAATTAATTATTAGTTTGTACAAATTGTCCTATTTTACGTTATTTACTGCTCACAAAacgttttcgaaaaaaatcaatttcgatAGTAATCCGTAATCCTTTGGCTTCAGACCTGTCGGATTATCAAGAGTCTATTGTATTTGGATCACTATCCTCACAAATCAGTGTAATGTTTTTTTACGTTTGATGTTCAAATCTTTAAGGAAAGAAAATATTCTTAACAAATGCTTTTTGGAATAAGATATGTTATTTGTGTTTTCCGCGTTTCTTAAATGGTGATTAACAGACCAACTTTTGGACGTCTTCATAATTATGACTTAATAAAAGCAAATAATACTTCTAGCGATGGAAACGGTGTTGAGTTTTCATTTCCTAAAATAATGAaagcattcctggaggatttgctcttttatttctaggtgaattttttatttagagtAAGTTTTCAAATTCAACATTCAACTAACTTCATACTGTTTACATCAGGTGTTCAAGAAAGAGAGGAGCGTATTGACTTCCGGCCAGTTCTTTCACGTCAAGTTTCCTTTACGAAGTAAACTGTCAAAATGGTACGTCCGTAGAAAAATTCGTCTATCTGAAAATCCAGCGCCATCGTCCCAACAAATTCAATTTAGAGGACAAATATCAATGGCCATCGTGGAAATAAACAATCAATTTACTCGTAAAGTGGAATATTTTAGTAATGGATATCCATTTGTGTACTTTTAGGTTAATGTACCAAAACAACGTCGTACATTCTGCAAGAAGTGTAAAGTGCATAAGTTGCACAAAGTAACACAATACAAGAAGTCGAAGGAACGCAAGGGTGCCCAAGGACGAAGACGTTACGACAGGAAACAGCAAGGTTTCGGTGGCCAGACCAAACCTATCTTCAGGAAGAAGG is a window encoding:
- the LOC119646282 gene encoding 60S ribosomal protein L44, with product MVNVPKQRRTFCKKCKVHKLHKVTQYKKSKERKGAQGRRRYDRKQQGFGGQTKPIFRKKAKTTKKIVLRMECTDCKYRKQTPLKRCKHFELGGDKKRKGQMIQF